Part of the Chitinophagaceae bacterium genome is shown below.
CTATTCGACTTGTATCAGAGGAAGGACTCCACAAATCAGGAATAGACCCCATAGTTCCTTACGCCCGAAAAAGAAACTGTTATAAGATAGGTAAAAATCAAATGTTCATAGAAATAACCCGAGGAAGAAGTGAAATCTATGATATATTAACTCACCTCACTTTCTTTTATAATGAAGCATGGAAAATCAAAAATCAATCAGAACTACATCCCATAGAATGGGCATATTTAGAAAATATTGTCCAACAACAAGAAACTACCCCTCAAGATTTAGAACTTGCTTTTATTTATACATCAACTCTCTTGGGCAGGACTTATGAAGAAACCAAAAATATATTTTACCGATTACAAAATTCTAAATCCAGCAACAATGGACTGTTTTATATAGTATATTGGTTAGGAAAAAACGCCAAAGAATTAGAACCAGGAACGAATGATATAGAAATTACCTTCTCTCCCGCCCTCAGACAAAGGATTGGACATCATATCTATGGAGAAAAATTTGCCCATAAAATAAAAAAACACCTAGAAACAGAACATCTCTTTGATAGACCCTTGCATATTATCAGTGCAAATATGCACAGCTTTCTTAATACCCTCTATATATATGATGCTTTAAAGGAAAGAGACGAAGTAATCCAATATAGTGATATAGAAAACCTCATACTCAATCTCAGTAAAGAAAAACATCTATCAGCCCAAATAGAAAAATTTGCATCTGAAAACGGAATGACTTTTATATCCGATACCAATGGAACCAATATCTCCGCACAGATAATAGATATGAGCAAAGTCCCCATCCATAACATAATACCCGAAATAAAAATAGATACAGAACGTATATATAAAGAGAAACCCGTTCTTATTGTCATTGATTATGCCTTTGGAGAGCAAGCATACGAGATAATGGATGAACTCTTAAAGATATGGAAACAACCCCATAAGTCCAATGTTCATATCAATGTAAAAACAATATCTATAATGGGAAAAGCAGGCATACTTCAGGGTAATAAAGGAGATATTATGATTCCCACTGCTCACGTATTTGAAGGGAGCGGGGATAATTATCCATTCAAAAATGAACTCACTCTCACTGACTTTCAAAACGATGCAGTATCTGTCTATGAAGGAAATATGATTACGGTGCTTGGCACTTCTCTGCAAAACAAAGATATTTTAGAATACTTTCATTCATCGTCTTGGAAAGCAATTGGCTTAGAAATGGAAGGGGCTCATTACCAAAAGGCAATACAAAGCCAATCCACTATACGCCATAACATCAGGGCAGATATAAAACTCCTCTATGCTTATTACGCTTCAGACAATCCACTTCTCACCGGGAACACACTTGCATCGGGCAGTTTAGGAATTATCGGCATAAAACCAACCTATCTCATTACTATTAAAATACTTAATAAGATATTTAACCTCCTATGAAAAAATCAATAGAAACACTGCGAAAAAGATGGAAACTCAACAGTGTAACAGATGTGTTTCTCGTTCTACTCGTATTCATTTTAACGGGAACAACTATAATGATAATTAAAAAGCCCATCCTTGCATCTTTCTCCCAAGAATCCAACATTCTCTTTTCGGTTATCTACTATATTTGTATCCTTCCTATCTATAATATTTTTCTCCTCTTCTATGGATTTTTGGTAGGCAAGTTCTCTTTCTTTTGGAATTATGAAAAAAACTTTTTCAAAAGAATATTCTACAGAAAGAATAAGAATACATAATATTGCAAACGCATATCTCCATATTCCACGAATTAATTCGTGGTTTTTTTTTATTATAAATTTCATCGTGGTTTTTAATGGAAAATTGGCACTCATGAAAGTAGGGTTAACATGAAACATATTCCTTACTCGGTTTTTCTCGAGAAGCAATACACATGGATTCATTTTGCCAAAGTTTTTTCTATGCCTCTGTATCCTTAGCAAACAAATATATTGTTTCATCTTTTTATTCTAAAAGAACACAAATATCTTTGCAACTATTAAAAAATAGTATTTTGGCAAATATTGGCAAATAATTATACAATTAATGTATAGTTTCACTACGTTAGTATATAAATAATATTATAAAAAAAACAAAAGTATTTCAGTTTTTTTCTCATTTAAATTATTTTTTATGCTTTTATTACCTAAACAATCTTAAAAATAAAAAAAACTATCAGCGTTTGTATTTTATGAAAATATTCTTTTTTTAGCATTTACTGTATGTAATAAAAATTAAAAATGGCACAAGTATACCACGAAAACGCAAAGACAAATAAAAATATTCGTTTAGAAATACAACAAAATAGAGATAAAATTATAAGGTTTTTTACTATAAAATTACTTATTAACAAAAATTAACACTTTTTTTTCGTTTTTTTAAATAAAATTCAAAAAAAAAAATTATAATTTGTTTAGAAAATTCAAAGATAAATGTTTTATATTCATGTTTGATTTATTTTTGTGAAATAATATAATAATCTAATTAACATTATAAAAAATGAAAAACAAGAGTATCAATCGTCGAGATTTTATTGCTAAGACAGTTTTAGCAAGTGCAAGTACTGTAGTTGGACAATCATTACTTTCAAGTTATATCCCAGCAAATATCATCAGTACAAAAAGTAATATAAAAAACAACAAACGTAAACTTGGAAAATTAGAAGTTTCATCCATGGGCTTAGGTGGATTACCAGTGGTTGGCTTTTATGGAGGTGGTGTTAGAGAACAGGGTTTTGTAAATAAACTTTACGCCCAAGCTTATGAAAATGGAATTACATTTTTTGATACAGCAGAAGTTTATGGTCCATTGACAAATGAAACTCAAATTGGCGAAGCTGTGAGGTCTTTCAGAAAAAATATTGTCCTTGCTACAAAATTTGGCTTTGAAGTGAATCCTAATCATCAAAGTGGCAGAGGAAGGGCGTTAAATAGTAGACCAGAAAATATTAGAAGAGCAGTAGAGGGATCTTTAAAAAGATTAAATACTGATTATATTGATTTGTATTATCAACACCGAGTTGACCCAAATGTGCCAATTGAAGATGTTGCAGGTACAATTAAAGATTTAATGAAAGAAGGCAAAGTGTTACATTGGGGTCTTTCTGAACCAGGAGTAAAGACAATCAGAAGAGCACACGCTGAACAGCCACTTGCAGCAATTCAAAATGAATATTCAATTTGGACAAGAGATTATGAAACAAATGTTATACCACTTTGTGAAGAATTAGGTATTGGATTTGTGCCTTGGTGTCCAATGGGCTACGGTTTTTTAGCTGGTTCAATAAATGAAAATACAAAATTTGGACAAGGAGATTTTCGTGCCGTTTTGCCAAGAGTAAAACCTGAAAACATAAAACAAAACTTAAAATTACTTGACTATTTAAAGGAATGGGGATTAAGAAAAAATAAAACTGCAGCACAAATTTCATTGTCTTGGTTACTTACACAGAAACCATTTATTGTACCTATACCAGGAACATCAAGTTTAGACCATTTGTTGGAAAATGTAAACGCAAGTAGTTCAGTTTTTTCATCAGAAGAATTAATTGAATTTAATTTTGGTTTATCAAAGATTGAAATTGCAGGAGCAAAAAATACCCAACAAATTATTGATGCAATGGGAGTAGAATCAGCTTTAAAAACTAATTAATATATAAAAACAAAAATCATGAAATATTTTTTTTTAACTATTATTTTTCTTTCACTAATATTTGTAATTCAGGTTTCAGCACAAACAACCGAGCCAAAGTCAATGAAAAATACAAATTTAGAACAAGAAT
Proteins encoded:
- a CDS encoding aldo/keto reductase; this encodes MKNKSINRRDFIAKTVLASASTVVGQSLLSSYIPANIISTKSNIKNNKRKLGKLEVSSMGLGGLPVVGFYGGGVREQGFVNKLYAQAYENGITFFDTAEVYGPLTNETQIGEAVRSFRKNIVLATKFGFEVNPNHQSGRGRALNSRPENIRRAVEGSLKRLNTDYIDLYYQHRVDPNVPIEDVAGTIKDLMKEGKVLHWGLSEPGVKTIRRAHAEQPLAAIQNEYSIWTRDYETNVIPLCEELGIGFVPWCPMGYGFLAGSINENTKFGQGDFRAVLPRVKPENIKQNLKLLDYLKEWGLRKNKTAAQISLSWLLTQKPFIVPIPGTSSLDHLLENVNASSSVFSSEELIEFNFGLSKIEIAGAKNTQQIIDAMGVESALKTN